A window of the Dickeya dianthicola NCPPB 453 genome harbors these coding sequences:
- a CDS encoding ABC transporter permease translates to MQILTRFCSTLGSLLLTLLGLSVLTFFIGRIMPTDPVLAAVGDNAPQAVVERVRQEMGLDQPLWMQYGHYLNQLLHGDLGRSVLTSNPVTTDIARYFPATLELATAAIIVAALVGIPLGVWAAVRQGRWVDQVIRIICLAGHSLPVFVLALLSLLIFYAVLGIAPGPGRQDILFQDMVPHVTGLLTVDALLAGDYDALRDALAHMVQPVLILAYFSMAYITRMTRTFMLNALSGEFVITARAKGLSSRRVVWRHAFPTVAVQLVTVLSLTYAGLLEGAVVTENVFSWPGLGQYLTTALLNADMNPVVGATLLVGAVYVLLNLLADIFYRLLDPRVT, encoded by the coding sequence ATGCAGATACTGACTCGTTTTTGCAGTACGCTCGGCAGCCTGTTGTTGACCCTGTTGGGGTTATCGGTACTGACCTTCTTCATCGGCCGCATCATGCCGACCGACCCGGTGCTGGCCGCGGTGGGAGACAACGCCCCCCAGGCGGTAGTGGAGCGGGTGCGTCAGGAAATGGGGCTGGATCAGCCCCTGTGGATGCAGTACGGCCACTACCTGAACCAACTGCTGCACGGTGATTTGGGGCGCTCGGTGCTGACCTCTAACCCGGTCACCACCGATATTGCTCGTTATTTCCCTGCCACGCTGGAACTGGCGACCGCCGCGATCATCGTCGCGGCGCTGGTCGGCATTCCGCTCGGGGTGTGGGCGGCGGTGCGGCAGGGGCGCTGGGTGGATCAGGTGATTCGCATTATCTGTCTGGCGGGCCACTCGCTGCCGGTGTTTGTGCTGGCGCTGCTCAGCCTGCTGATTTTCTACGCGGTGCTGGGCATTGCGCCGGGGCCGGGGCGGCAGGACATCCTCTTTCAGGACATGGTGCCGCACGTCACCGGGTTGCTGACGGTGGATGCGCTGCTGGCGGGCGACTATGACGCGCTGCGCGATGCGCTGGCGCACATGGTGCAGCCGGTGCTGATCCTAGCGTATTTCAGTATGGCCTACATTACCCGCATGACCCGTACTTTCATGCTTAACGCGCTCAGCGGCGAGTTCGTGATCACCGCCCGCGCTAAGGGGCTGTCGTCCCGTCGGGTGGTCTGGCGGCACGCGTTTCCCACGGTGGCGGTGCAATTGGTCACCGTGCTGTCGTTGACCTACGCCGGGCTGCTGGAAGGGGCGGTGGTGACGGAAAACGTCTTCTCCTGGCCGGGGCTGGGCCAGTACCTCACTACCGCGCTGCTCAATGCGGACATGAATCCGGTGGTGGGCGCTACGTTGCTGGTGGGCGCGGTCTATGTGCTGTTGAACCTGCTGGCTGACATTTTCTATCGACTTTTGGATCCCCGCGTAACATGA
- a CDS encoding ABC transporter ATP-binding protein — translation MLVEIENLRIAFATRTETFEAVRGVSFSVGKEKFAIVGESGSGKSLTARSLMQLLPGSARIQADKLSFDGIDLRGASEKTLRQIRGKRVGFILQDPKYSLNPVMTIGQQVAEAWREHKGGSRRAAMDAAIDLLNQVRIRDPQRVAKCYPHEVSGGMGQRVMIAMMLAPDPELLIADEPTSALDATVQAEILCLIDDLVSQRGMGLILISHDLPLVSHFCDRVAVMYAGRIVEMLQASELLQARHPYTQGLLACLPSLKHARDRLPVLQRDPSWRS, via the coding sequence ATGCTGGTGGAAATTGAGAACCTCCGTATCGCGTTCGCCACCCGGACGGAAACGTTTGAGGCGGTGCGCGGCGTCAGCTTCAGCGTCGGCAAGGAAAAATTCGCCATCGTCGGCGAAAGCGGCTCCGGCAAATCGCTGACCGCCCGCAGCCTGATGCAACTGCTGCCGGGCAGCGCCCGCATTCAGGCCGACAAACTGAGTTTTGACGGCATCGACCTGCGCGGCGCCAGCGAGAAAACGCTGCGGCAGATTCGCGGCAAACGGGTCGGCTTTATCCTGCAGGACCCGAAATATTCGCTGAACCCGGTGATGACCATCGGCCAGCAGGTGGCGGAAGCCTGGCGCGAGCACAAAGGCGGCAGCCGCCGCGCGGCGATGGACGCCGCCATCGATCTGCTGAATCAGGTACGCATTCGCGACCCGCAGCGGGTGGCGAAATGTTATCCGCATGAAGTGTCGGGCGGCATGGGGCAACGGGTGATGATCGCCATGATGCTGGCGCCCGACCCGGAACTGCTGATTGCCGATGAACCGACCTCGGCGCTGGATGCCACCGTGCAGGCGGAGATCCTGTGCCTGATCGACGATCTGGTGTCGCAGCGCGGCATGGGGTTGATCCTGATCAGTCACGATCTGCCGCTGGTGTCGCATTTCTGCGATCGGGTGGCGGTGATGTACGCCGGGCGGATCGTCGAAATGTTGCAGGCCAGCGAACTGCTACAGGCGCGGCATCCGTATACCCAAGGGCTGCTGGCCTGCCTGCCGTCGCTGAAACACGCGCGCGATAGACTGCCGGTGTTGCAGCGCGATCCGTCCTGGAGAAGCTGA
- a CDS encoding ABC transporter permease, with protein MSVYVSRAWLLDETPTTRRQAVWGQRYRLWLGFRTNPLAMLGLFIIAAVLLLSLAAPWLTPYDPGFQNLSNRLAAPSAGHWLGTDELGRDVFSRIVYGGRTTLGMVIAVVALTAPLGLLVGCIAGYAGGLLDKILMRLTDIFLAFPRLVLALAFVAALKPGVESAILAIALTAWPPYARLARAETLQFRHTDFIAACRLTGAAPLRIILRHIMPLCVPSLIVRVTLDMSSIIITAASLGFLGMGAQPPSPEWGTMIATARRFLFNAWWVPLVPCIAIFLTSLAFNFLGDGLRDLLDPKER; from the coding sequence ATGAGTGTTTATGTCTCACGAGCCTGGTTGCTCGACGAAACGCCCACCACGCGCCGTCAGGCGGTGTGGGGGCAGCGTTACCGCCTGTGGCTGGGGTTTCGCACCAATCCGCTGGCGATGCTGGGGCTGTTCATTATCGCCGCGGTGCTGCTGTTATCGCTGGCCGCGCCCTGGTTGACGCCGTACGACCCCGGTTTTCAGAATCTGTCCAACCGGCTGGCGGCGCCGTCCGCCGGGCACTGGCTGGGCACCGATGAACTGGGGCGCGATGTGTTCAGCCGCATTGTCTACGGCGGGCGTACTACGCTGGGTATGGTGATCGCGGTGGTGGCGCTGACCGCGCCGCTCGGCCTGCTGGTCGGCTGCATCGCCGGTTACGCCGGTGGGCTGCTTGATAAAATCCTGATGCGGCTGACCGACATTTTTCTGGCGTTTCCGCGGCTGGTGCTGGCGCTGGCGTTTGTGGCGGCGCTGAAACCGGGGGTGGAGAGCGCCATTCTGGCGATCGCGCTGACCGCCTGGCCGCCGTATGCGCGGCTGGCGCGGGCGGAGACGCTGCAATTCCGCCACACCGATTTTATCGCCGCCTGCCGTCTGACCGGCGCCGCGCCGTTGCGCATCATTCTGCGCCACATCATGCCGCTGTGCGTGCCGAGCCTGATTGTGCGGGTGACGCTGGACATGAGCTCCATCATCATCACCGCCGCCAGCCTTGGTTTTCTCGGCATGGGCGCGCAGCCGCCGTCGCCGGAATGGGGCACCATGATCGCGACCGCGCGCCGTTTCCTGTTCAACGCCTGGTGGGTGCCGCTGGTGCCCTGCATCGCCATTTTCCTCACCTCGCTGGCCTTCAACTTTCTCGGTGACGGCCTGCGCGATCTGCTGGACCCGAAGGAGCGTTAA
- a CDS encoding ABC transporter substrate-binding protein, translated as MVTRRRFLAGCATVPVLSWLNLNTAFADTPPSMLVMAMQLDNMTSLDPQEGFEAVGTEIIGNLYQRLVMPNPANPQEVIGDLSVSWAVGNDGKTFTFHLNPKARFADGSPVTAEDAAFSLQRAVKLDKSPAFIINQFGFTKDNVEQHITAPDDNTLVINLDKPAAETFLLYCLSAPVGSIVQKKAALANQQNNDLGNQWLKQNSAGSGPFSLVSWKASESIILQKNDHFPADNAFKRVLLKHIVDPSAQLLMLQKGDVDVARNLTTEQIRPLVNDGNYHLVRQSIASVMLLSCNTANEFLKKPQVWQAIKWALDYDGIQKNILPLTHKVHQSFLPGGFPAALDDTPFHLDVAKAKALLKDAGYPDGFDITLDHYSAQPYPDIAQAIQTQLGAIGIRVKLVAAENRQVLTKMRARQQQLALTAWGADYFDPNSNAEAFCINTDNSDGARNRTLAWRCGWSDEKFNQLTEQALHEQDPAKRIALYETLQRNHRELSPFTLMMQDEKTLACRKNLSGVTMTVLSKVPYQQVKKA; from the coding sequence ATGGTCACCAGAAGACGTTTTCTGGCCGGTTGCGCTACCGTGCCTGTGCTGTCCTGGCTTAACCTTAACACCGCGTTCGCCGATACGCCGCCGTCCATGCTGGTGATGGCGATGCAGCTTGATAACATGACCAGCCTTGACCCGCAGGAAGGGTTCGAGGCGGTGGGTACCGAAATCATCGGCAACCTGTACCAACGCCTGGTGATGCCGAACCCGGCCAATCCGCAAGAGGTGATTGGCGATCTGTCCGTCAGTTGGGCGGTGGGCAACGACGGCAAAACCTTCACCTTCCACCTCAATCCGAAAGCCAGATTCGCCGACGGTTCGCCGGTGACCGCCGAAGACGCCGCCTTCTCGCTGCAACGCGCGGTCAAGCTGGACAAGAGCCCGGCGTTCATCATCAACCAGTTCGGCTTTACCAAAGACAACGTGGAACAGCACATTACCGCGCCGGATGACAATACACTGGTGATAAACCTCGACAAACCGGCGGCGGAAACCTTCCTGCTGTACTGCCTGTCGGCCCCGGTGGGCAGCATCGTGCAGAAAAAGGCGGCATTGGCTAACCAGCAAAACAACGATCTGGGCAACCAGTGGCTGAAACAGAACAGCGCCGGTTCCGGCCCGTTCTCGCTGGTAAGCTGGAAAGCCAGCGAAAGCATCATCCTGCAAAAAAACGATCACTTCCCGGCAGACAACGCCTTTAAGCGCGTGCTGCTCAAGCACATTGTCGACCCGTCTGCCCAGTTGCTGATGCTGCAAAAAGGGGACGTAGATGTCGCCCGCAACCTGACCACCGAGCAGATTCGCCCGCTGGTGAACGACGGCAACTACCATCTGGTGCGCCAGAGCATCGCCAGCGTGATGCTGCTGTCGTGCAACACCGCCAACGAATTCCTGAAAAAACCGCAGGTGTGGCAGGCTATCAAATGGGCGCTGGATTACGACGGCATCCAGAAAAACATTCTGCCGCTGACGCACAAGGTGCATCAGAGCTTCCTGCCGGGCGGCTTCCCGGCGGCGCTGGACGACACCCCGTTCCATCTGGATGTCGCCAAAGCCAAAGCGCTGCTGAAAGACGCCGGTTATCCGGACGGCTTCGACATCACGCTGGATCACTACTCCGCCCAGCCGTACCCCGATATCGCACAGGCGATCCAAACCCAGCTTGGCGCCATCGGCATCAGGGTGAAGCTTGTCGCGGCGGAAAACCGTCAGGTGCTGACCAAGATGCGCGCCCGCCAGCAGCAACTGGCGCTGACGGCGTGGGGCGCGGACTATTTCGACCCGAACTCCAACGCCGAAGCCTTCTGCATCAACACCGACAACAGCGATGGCGCCCGCAACCGCACGCTGGCGTGGCGCTGCGGCTGGTCGGATGAAAAGTTCAACCAGTTGACCGAACAGGCGCTGCATGAGCAGGACCCGGCCAAACGCATCGCGCTGTATGAAACCCTGCAACGCAACCACCGCGAGCTGAGCCCGTTCACGCTGATGATGCAGGATGAAAAAACGCTGGCCTGCCGTAAGAATCTCAGCGGCGTCACCATGACGGTATTGAGCAAAGTGCCTTATCAGCAGGTGAAGAAAGCCTGA